In the Streptomyces sp. 3214.6 genome, GCCGGCGCCCTCGACGTCCTGCAGATCGACGCGGCCCGGGTCGGCGGCGTCAACGAGAACCTCGCGATCCTGCTGCTCGCCGCCAAGTTCGGGGTGCCGGTGTGCCCGCACGCCGGCGGTGTCGGCCTGTGCGAACTCGTCCAGCATCTGGCGATGTTCGACTACCTGGCCGTGTCCGGGACCACCGAGAACCGGGTCATCGAGTACGTCGACCACCTCCACGAACACTTCACCGCACCGGTGGTGATGCGCGACGGCCACTACACGGCCCCGCTCACCCCCGGCTTCTCCGCCGCCATGTACCCCGAGTCCCTCGCCGAATTCCGTTACCCGGACGGCACGTTCTGGGCCGCCGACCTCGCGGTGCGGCCCGCGGGCGCCTGAGCTGCGGGCCGGATCTCAGCTGGGCGGGATCCGCTCCACGAAGTGCTTCAGGTGCTCGGTCGTGGGCCTCGGCAGCCCTACCCGCGCGACGGTGTCGCGTTCGCGGGTGAGCTGCCGATGCGGGCGGCCACCGCGAGCTGCTGGTGGCTGACCATGCGCGCCTCCGTGGGCCCACGACCAGGAATGTCGTTTGACCCCTGACGGTCCGGCGCTGCGGGCGGCCCGACAAGTCGTTCACCGTTTTGCGACCGGATGCCCGCCGACGGCCGTCCGGCCCGTCACCCGGTCGGTATTCGTACGGATGGCGGCGCGCGACGCCCGGGCCTTTCGGCGCCCGCGGGCATCCCGGAACAGCTGCCCACCGCGTGAGAGGGAGCCCAGTGTCCGGCGGCGTCCTGCCCGTGGCCCTGTCGTTTCGTACAATTTGAGTCCGAACAACACGACGATCCACGTACCAGGTGGCCGAAGGAGTGTGCCGATGCCCGGCCAGCGATCCATCGCCGAAGCCGAGAAGCTCGCCGAGGCCAAACTCGGGGGGATTGCGCTGCGGCGGGAGCAGATGGCCGTCGTCGCCAACATCTACCGCGCCGCCTCGGCGGTACGGCAGCACCTGGAGAACTCCGTGCTGCGCGGCTCCGACCTGACGTGGACGGCATTCGTCGTGCTGTGGGTGGTGTGGGTGTGGGGCGAGTCGGAGACGCGGCACGTCGCGGAGGAGGCCGGGATCTCCAAGGGCACGCTCACCGGCGTGTCGCGGACGCTGGAGGGGCGGGGGCTCGTCCGGCGGGCCGGGCACCCCGCCGACGGCAGGCTGGTCCTGCTGAGCCTCACCGAGGAGGGGGAGGCGCTGATGCGGCGGCTGTTCCCGGCCTTCAACGAGGAGGAGGCCTTCGTGGCGAGCCGCCTCAGCGACGAGGAGTGCCGGACCGTCGCCGACGGGCTGCGCCGCGTCGTCCGCCAGGTCGAGGAGGAGGGCGAGGAACGCCGCACCACCCTTCTCGACGGCGCCACCCCGGCCCCCCGCCGCAGCGGCCGCCGCCCGAAGTCCTGACCCACAAGCCCCTTGCCGGTCCGGGCTCCGGCTCTTGGCCTCTCCGCCTCAGCGGCCGTCGTGGGCCGCTTGGACCAGGGCGTCGAAGAGTCGCTGTTGGGCCGGGTCCTCGTGGGCCGTGTCCTCAGGGTGCCATTGGACGGCGGTGAACCAGCCACGGGCGCCCGGGAGTTCGAGGGCCTCGACGGTACCGTCGGCGGCTCGGGCGGTGATGTCCAGGCCGCGGCCCGGGAGGTCGACCCGCTGGTGGTGGTAGCAGGAGGCCTCCGCTTTTTCCACGCCCATGGTCTGCTCCAGCAGGGTGCCGCGGCGGATCTCCACCGGGTGCACGACGTGCCGGTGTTCGAGCTCCGGACCACCCATGTCCTGCTCCAGAGTGCCGCCGAGGGCGACGTTGACGACCTGTAGGCCCCGGCACACCGCGAGCAGGGGCAGGCCCGACTCCAGGGTGCGGCGGGCGACTTCGAGGTCGAAGGCGTCCTGGAGGTCGTCGACGTCGTAGACGCTCCGGTGAGCGGCGGCGGCGCCGTAGCGGTGCGGGGAGAGGTCGCCGCCGCCGGGGAGGACGACGCCGTCGAAGCGCGTGAGCCGCCGGGCGACGTCGGTGTCGACCGGATGGATGCCGACCGGTTCCCCGCCCGCCCGCCACACCGCTTCCAGCAGGGCGCGGGCGTTGACCTCGGCCGCGTAGCGCAGGGCCGAGGTGGTGGCGGCGAAGCGGGCGGGGATCGCTATCAGGGGTCGGGTCACAGCTGGATCCAGGTGGTCTTGAGCTCGGTGTACTTCTCCACGGCGTGGACGGACTTGTCGCGACCGTTGCCCGACTGCTTCATGCCGCCGAAGGGGACCGTCAGGTCGCCCTCCTCGTAGCAGTTGACCCACACCGTGCCGGCCTTCAGCGCCCGCGCAACCCGGTGCGCGGTGGACAGGTCGGAGGTCCACAGGCCGGCGGCGAGCCCGTACTCGGTGGCGTTGGCCAGTCGGACCGCCTCGTCGACGTCGTCGAAGGAGAGCACCGACAGCACGGGCCCGAAGATCTCCTCCCGGGCCAGCCGCATGCCGGGGTCCACGTGGTCGAAGACGGTCGGCTCCAGGTAGCTGCCGCCCGTGTCGGCGAGAACGCGCTTGCCGCCGGTCCGGAGCCGGGCGCCCTCGGCGAGCCCGGTCCGGACGTGGCCGTGCACGCGCTCCAGGTGGGCCGCGCCGACCAGTGCGCCCATCTCGGTGGCCGGGTCGAGCGGGTCGCCGACGCGCAGCTCCCGGGCCCGGGCGACGACGGCTTCGGTGACGCGTTCGGCGATGGAGGAGTGCACCAGCAGTCGGGAGGGGGCGGTGCACATCTCGCCCTGGTTGAAGAAGATGCCCCAGGCGGCGGTGGCGGCGGCCTGCTCCAGGTCGGGGGCGTCGGGCAGGACGATGTTCGGTGACTTGCCGCCCAGCTCCAGCCAGACGCGCTTCAGGTTCGAGTCGGCCGCGTAGCGCAGGAATTGCCGACCGACGGCGGCGGAGCCGGTGAAGGCCAGCACGTCCACGTCGGGGTGCAGACCGAGAGCCCGGCCGGCCACCGGCCCGTCGCCGTTGACCACGTTGAGCACGCCCGGCGGCAGCCCGGCCTCGGTGGCGATCCGGCCCAGCAGGAGGGCGGACAGCGGCGAGTTCTCCGACGGCTTGAGCACGACCGTGCAGCCGGCCGCCAGCGCCGGGGCGATCTTCCAGCCCGCCAGCGTGAGCGGGAAGTTCCAGGGCACGACCGCGCCGACGACTCCGGTCGGCTCCCGCGTGACGAGGGCGAGCGCGTCGGGAGCGGTGTGCGGGGAGTCGTCGGTGAACTTGTCGGCCAACTGCCCGTACCAGCGGAAGGTGTTGATGAGGGCCCGCAGTTCGATCGCGTACGCGTCGGTGACGGGCTTGCCCATCTCCAGCGTGACGGCGAGCGCGAGTTCCTCCCTCCGTTCCTCGAACAGCTCGGCGATCCGGATCAGCGTCCGGCCGCGTTCGGCCGGTGCGAGGCGTGGCCAGGGGCCGGTGTCGAAGGCCCGGCGGGCAGCCGCCACAGCGGCGTCCACCTCGGCCGCGCCGCCGTCGGCGACCTGGGCGACCACCTGGCCGTCCCGGGGCGAGACGGCCGCGAACACGGCTCCGCCGCCGCCCTCGTCGGTGCCGTCGATGTGGTGGGCGCCGGACAGCTCGAAGGTCTTGGCGCGGTGCAGCCACTCGTCGTGGGTGAGGTCCGGCATGCCTGGTCTTCCCTTCACAGGAGAGTCATTTGATCTCAAACGATATGGATTCGAAGGGTCCTTCACAAGACCGCGCGATCGAGCCGGGCCTGGTCGGCGACCGGCGACCGGCGACCGGCTCACGGAGCGCGGAGCGCGGACGCGACTTCACCGCCGGGCAGGTGCGTTGCCGTGCGGCCCGGTGGGGGACCAGGCCGCACGGCCGGTGTGCCTCAGCTGTCGGCGGTCGGCCTGCGGGTCAGTCGGGCCGTGAGCACTCCGGCGACCAGGACCGTCGGGACGGTGAGCTCCAGCCAGAGGGCGGTGGAGCGCTCTCCGCCGATGAGCGTGGTGAAGTTCTCCACGACCAGCCAGATCGCGCCGACGATGCCGAGCGCGCCCAGTACCGGGGCGATCAGCGTGTTCCACGGTCGCGGGTCCAGGCGCTCGCGCCGGAAGAAGGCGACCACGGAGACCGAGGTCAGGAAGTACAGCAGCATGATCCCGAGGACGGCCACGCCGCTGCCCCAGGAGAACAGCGTCAGGACCGGATCCTTGCCGGCCAACGCGAAGGGGAGGACGAGCGCGACGGCGACGGCCGTCTGGACACAGCCCGCCACGCCGGGGGAGTGGCGGCGGTTGAGCGACGTCAGCCTGTGCGGCAGCAGTCCGTCGCGGCCGAGGGAGAACAGGTAGCGGTTGGCGGAGTTGTGGAAGGCGAGGACGCCGGCGAAGAGCGAGGTGGCCAGCAGGACCGGCAGGACGTCGTTCACCCAGCCGCCGAACAGGTCGGCGATCGGCGCGAAGACGAAGCCCGTGGAGTCGCCGCTCGCCAGCGCCTGCCCGGCCGCCGAGGTGGCCTTCGAGGCGCCGTGGGCGGAGATCAGCATCCAGGAGGTGAAGGCGAAGAACCCGGTGACCAGGGCGACGGCCAGATAGGTGGCCCGGGGCACCGTCCTGCGGGGCTCGCGCGCCTCCTCGCCGTAGATCGCGGTCGCCTCGAAGCCGACCATCGACGCCACGGAGAACATCAGCGCCACGCCCGGCGCTCCCTTCAGGGCGGCGCCCGGCGAGAACGACTCGGCGATCCCGAGCCCTTCGGGCCCGCCGCCCTTGAGAAGGGTGACCAGGGAGAAGGCGGCCAGGATGCTGAACTCGGCCAGTACGAAGACCGCCAGCACCTTGGCGCCCATCTCGATGCCGGCACCGCCCAGGACCTGCACGATCGCCATGGTGACCAGCGAACACGCCCACCAGGGCAGGTCCGCCCCGGTGTGGGCCGCCAGCAGGCCGCTCACGGTCGCTCCGTACAGCCCGTACATGGCGGCCTGGATGGCGCAGTAGGAGAAGAGCGCGATCCCGGCGCTGCCGGCGCCGAGGGAGCGGCCGAGACCCTTGCCTATGTAGGTGTAGAAGGCGCCGGCGTTCACCACGTGGCGACCCATGGCCACGAAGCCGACCGAGAACAGCAGGGTGATCGCGCCGGCGACCACGTATGCGGCGGGGGCGGCGGGGCCGTTGCCGAGGGCCACCGAGATGGGGACCGCGCCCGCGATGCCGGTGAGGGGCGCCTGGGCGGAGAGGACGAAGAAGAGGATGCCCAGCACGCCGAGCGAGTTGGGCTTGAGCCTGCCTGCGGTGGAGGCGTCGGTTGCGGTCTGGTTTCTGACCGCCGTCTGACTGTCCACGCGGATCACCTGCCTGAGAGCGAAGAGGGGATGTCGTTTCAGGCCAAACGAGTTGCCTCATGGTGGGCTGGAACTATCCGTTTGGCAAGGGGGTGCGCGCAAGATGTGCCCGAGGATGTGACGGATTCGGACGGAAAGGGGCGGCTGCGGACGATCGCGGGCCGGTCAGTGCTCCGACGGCGAGCCGGTGCCGTCGTCGGCCCTTTCTGCCCTGTCGGCCTTGAGCAGGCGGATCAGCCGGTGCAGCTCGTCGACGGCCTCGTCGGTGACCTCGGGCTCGCCGAAGACGAGCTGGTGCAGGACGAGCCCGTCCAGAGCGGCGAAAACCAGCCGGGTCAGGGCGCGGTCGGCGTCCTGGGGGAGGATCCGGGACAGCTCGAAGGTGTGCGACAGGGCGCCGGAGGCGATCAGCAGGACGCGCCGCCCCGGGGTGGCCGCGATGCCGTCGGCGAGCGCCCGGCCGAGCCGCAGATGGTCCTCCATGTCGCCGGTCTGGCAGACGCCGATGGTCACCCACCGCTTGTCCGGCAGCCCCTCGCCGAGGAACTTCCAGAGGTTGACG is a window encoding:
- a CDS encoding aldehyde dehydrogenase; the encoded protein is MPDLTHDEWLHRAKTFELSGAHHIDGTDEGGGGAVFAAVSPRDGQVVAQVADGGAAEVDAAVAAARRAFDTGPWPRLAPAERGRTLIRIAELFEERREELALAVTLEMGKPVTDAYAIELRALINTFRWYGQLADKFTDDSPHTAPDALALVTREPTGVVGAVVPWNFPLTLAGWKIAPALAAGCTVVLKPSENSPLSALLLGRIATEAGLPPGVLNVVNGDGPVAGRALGLHPDVDVLAFTGSAAVGRQFLRYAADSNLKRVWLELGGKSPNIVLPDAPDLEQAAATAAWGIFFNQGEMCTAPSRLLVHSSIAERVTEAVVARARELRVGDPLDPATEMGALVGAAHLERVHGHVRTGLAEGARLRTGGKRVLADTGGSYLEPTVFDHVDPGMRLAREEIFGPVLSVLSFDDVDEAVRLANATEYGLAAGLWTSDLSTAHRVARALKAGTVWVNCYEEGDLTVPFGGMKQSGNGRDKSVHAVEKYTELKTTWIQL
- a CDS encoding APC family permease encodes the protein MDSQTAVRNQTATDASTAGRLKPNSLGVLGILFFVLSAQAPLTGIAGAVPISVALGNGPAAPAAYVVAGAITLLFSVGFVAMGRHVVNAGAFYTYIGKGLGRSLGAGSAGIALFSYCAIQAAMYGLYGATVSGLLAAHTGADLPWWACSLVTMAIVQVLGGAGIEMGAKVLAVFVLAEFSILAAFSLVTLLKGGGPEGLGIAESFSPGAALKGAPGVALMFSVASMVGFEATAIYGEEAREPRRTVPRATYLAVALVTGFFAFTSWMLISAHGASKATSAAGQALASGDSTGFVFAPIADLFGGWVNDVLPVLLATSLFAGVLAFHNSANRYLFSLGRDGLLPHRLTSLNRRHSPGVAGCVQTAVAVALVLPFALAGKDPVLTLFSWGSGVAVLGIMLLYFLTSVSVVAFFRRERLDPRPWNTLIAPVLGALGIVGAIWLVVENFTTLIGGERSTALWLELTVPTVLVAGVLTARLTRRPTADS
- a CDS encoding MarR family winged helix-turn-helix transcriptional regulator is translated as MPGQRSIAEAEKLAEAKLGGIALRREQMAVVANIYRAASAVRQHLENSVLRGSDLTWTAFVVLWVVWVWGESETRHVAEEAGISKGTLTGVSRTLEGRGLVRRAGHPADGRLVLLSLTEEGEALMRRLFPAFNEEEAFVASRLSDEECRTVADGLRRVVRQVEEEGEERRTTLLDGATPAPRRSGRRPKS
- a CDS encoding gamma-glutamyl-gamma-aminobutyrate hydrolase family protein → MTRPLIAIPARFAATTSALRYAAEVNARALLEAVWRAGGEPVGIHPVDTDVARRLTRFDGVVLPGGGDLSPHRYGAAAAHRSVYDVDDLQDAFDLEVARRTLESGLPLLAVCRGLQVVNVALGGTLEQDMGGPELEHRHVVHPVEIRRGTLLEQTMGVEKAEASCYHHQRVDLPGRGLDITARAADGTVEALELPGARGWFTAVQWHPEDTAHEDPAQQRLFDALVQAAHDGR